Proteins encoded in a region of the Candidatus Paceibacterota bacterium genome:
- the obgE gene encoding GTPase ObgE → MLIDEIKITVKAGDGGDGKVAFNRNIMSLGPTGASGGNGGNVYVEGVSDMSVLERLRFTKIIKAENGGNGQEQFRDGHTGKEAIILVPAGTIVTNLNTGAVYDILQIGDKVMIAQGGHGGKGNFLFRSSKNTSPKQFQKGLLGEKADFHLELKLIADIGLIGLPSVGKSSLLNNLTRANAKVANYPFTTLEPNLGVFYTAANRPVIIADIPGLIEGASQGKGLGAKFLRHIERTRVLWHLLSVESDDLIRDYTKIKKELLAYNKALGEKPEIVIFTKIDSQGEENNKKTQEAQSYFKKLGIKTIAVSNLTGEGLDIIKNEVLEKWK, encoded by the coding sequence ATGCTTATTGATGAAATAAAAATAACAGTTAAGGCTGGTGATGGGGGTGACGGGAAAGTTGCTTTTAATCGCAATATTATGTCTCTAGGCCCCACGGGCGCTAGCGGTGGCAATGGTGGTAATGTTTATGTAGAAGGAGTTTCCGATATGAGTGTTCTGGAAAGACTGCGCTTTACTAAAATAATTAAAGCCGAAAATGGCGGTAACGGGCAGGAACAATTTAGAGATGGTCATACAGGGAAAGAGGCAATCATCTTAGTGCCAGCTGGGACCATAGTAACTAACCTTAACACTGGGGCTGTTTATGATATTTTGCAAATAGGGGACAAGGTCATGATTGCTCAGGGAGGGCATGGAGGCAAGGGAAATTTTCTTTTTAGGTCTTCTAAAAATACTTCGCCAAAACAATTTCAAAAGGGCTTACTGGGAGAAAAAGCCGATTTTCATTTAGAATTGAAATTAATTGCCGACATAGGGCTTATTGGTTTACCCAGCGTCGGAAAGTCTAGTTTGCTCAATAATTTAACTCGGGCAAATGCAAAGGTGGCCAATTATCCTTTTACAACTTTAGAACCGAATTTAGGAGTATTCTATACAGCGGCTAACCGCCCTGTAATTATTGCTGATATCCCCGGATTGATAGAAGGCGCTTCTCAGGGGAAGGGGCTCGGTGCTAAATTTCTGCGCCACATTGAGAGAACCAGGGTTCTCTGGCACCTGTTAAGCGTAGAATCAGACGACCTTATTAGAGATTATACTAAAATTAAAAAGGAGCTATTGGCTTATAATAAAGCTCTAGGGGAGAAGCCGGAAATAGTTATTTTTACTAAAATTGATTCTCAAGGCGAGGAAAATAATAAGAAAACACAGGAAGCCCAGAGTTATTTTAAAAAATTAGGCATAAAAACAATAGCTGTTTCTAACCTAACGGGAGAGGGCCTCGATATCATTAAAAATGAAGTGTTAGAAAAGTGGAAATAG
- a CDS encoding patatin-like phospholipase family protein, translating to MYSFAARKVGLALGSGSARGLAHIGVIKVLVENNIPIDYIAGCSIGSIIGALYAAKKDITYIENLVYGLSKKQAISLLDMEARHGFIKGEKIEKYLLDIIGTDNFYDLKIPFAAVAADLRTAKPVVFRDGSLMKAVRSSISIPVAFKPVEYEGKLLTDGGTAMPVPATVVRSMGAGLVIAVDLNADYESVHSQNKFKISDMANVTADLMSANLAAYNDVLADVVLKPKVGKVAWGDIFKPTGAILEGERVMREALPQVDRFLRNSLWI from the coding sequence ATGTATTCCTTTGCTGCAAGAAAAGTAGGACTGGCCTTGGGTAGTGGTAGCGCGCGTGGCTTGGCTCATATTGGAGTGATTAAAGTCCTAGTAGAGAATAATATTCCTATCGATTATATCGCTGGCTGTAGCATAGGGTCTATTATAGGCGCTCTTTATGCGGCAAAAAAGGATATTACTTATATCGAGAATTTAGTCTACGGCCTAAGCAAGAAACAAGCTATTAGTCTATTAGATATGGAAGCAAGGCATGGCTTTATTAAGGGAGAAAAAATAGAAAAATATTTGTTAGATATTATCGGTACAGATAATTTTTATGATTTAAAAATTCCTTTTGCTGCAGTTGCAGCTGATTTAAGAACTGCCAAACCAGTTGTTTTTAGAGACGGCAGCCTTATGAAGGCGGTGCGTTCCAGCATTTCTATTCCCGTAGCTTTTAAGCCGGTAGAATACGAGGGGAAATTGTTAACTGATGGGGGTACGGCTATGCCAGTACCGGCCACAGTGGTGCGGTCTATGGGGGCGGGTTTGGTTATCGCCGTGGATTTAAATGCTGATTATGAGTCAGTCCACAGCCAGAATAAGTTTAAAATTAGTGATATGGCAAATGTAACTGCTGACCTCATGAGCGCAAACTTGGCAGCTTACAATGACGTGCTCGCCGATGTAGTGCTCAAACCTAAGGTAGGCAAAGTAGCTTGGGGCGACATATTTAAACCGACGGGAGCTATCTTGGAGGGGGAAAGAGTGATGAGGGAGGCTTTACCCCAAGTGGATAGATTTTTACGCAATAGCCTTTGGATATAA
- a CDS encoding tRNA-dihydrouridine synthase, with protein sequence MKQTKKTLKAKTKAKQLLPWYKIKRNRLPIIGLAPMAGVSDEPFRLVVAKYGKPSFIFTAFIWPEAILSMSPEALENITYAKEEKPIIAQIVGSNPELFYKITPILCELGFDGIDINMGCPDKHILARGAGAALIKNPILAKQLAGAVKQSIRDWAQGKSLEDYGYTAEEIRFWKGRKQALHLKLPKKRNLIPVSLKTRIGYTTIDLKWLQFIINEIKPEVLSLHVRTLKENRRGKGHWEIMDKIMPLAKKNRVALLGNGGIISYDEAISLIKKYNLDGIMIAQGALGNPWLFKNENPTPRVKLKVALEQAKIYKKMYGEKRFFTLRKHLLWYTSGLKNSKNLRKQLGQVNTYNDCQAIIAKYLKDGTY encoded by the coding sequence ATGAAGCAGACAAAGAAAACTCTGAAAGCAAAAACTAAAGCAAAGCAATTATTACCTTGGTATAAAATAAAAAGAAATCGATTGCCAATAATTGGCTTGGCTCCTATGGCAGGAGTTTCTGACGAACCATTCAGATTGGTAGTAGCCAAATATGGCAAGCCGAGTTTTATTTTCACGGCTTTTATTTGGCCAGAGGCTATTTTATCTATGTCGCCAGAGGCCTTAGAAAATATTACCTATGCCAAAGAGGAAAAACCTATTATTGCGCAAATTGTAGGCAGCAACCCAGAACTATTCTATAAAATTACTCCTATTTTATGTGAATTAGGTTTTGATGGCATAGACATTAATATGGGTTGTCCTGATAAGCATATTTTAGCCCGAGGCGCTGGAGCGGCGTTAATAAAAAATCCTATTTTGGCAAAACAATTAGCAGGGGCAGTAAAACAAAGCATTCGTGATTGGGCGCAGGGAAAATCGCTAGAAGACTATGGTTACACTGCAGAGGAAATAAGGTTTTGGAAAGGGCGCAAGCAGGCATTACATTTGAAACTCCCAAAGAAAAGAAATCTCATTCCCGTCTCCTTGAAAACAAGAATTGGCTATACGACTATAGATTTAAAGTGGCTACAATTTATAATTAATGAAATAAAGCCAGAGGTTCTTTCGTTGCACGTGAGAACTCTGAAAGAAAATAGGAGGGGGAAGGGGCATTGGGAAATTATGGATAAAATAATGCCTTTAGCTAAAAAGAATCGCGTAGCACTTTTGGGAAATGGCGGCATTATTAGCTACGATGAGGCAATCAGTCTGATCAAAAAATACAATCTAGACGGCATTATGATAGCTCAAGGGGCCTTGGGAAATCCCTGGCTCTTTAAAAACGAAAATCCTACTCCTAGAGTCAAGTTAAAAGTAGCCCTAGAACAAGCCAAGATATACAAGAAAATGTATGGTGAAAAAAGGTTTTTTACCCTGCGCAAGCATCTTTTATGGTATACTAGTGGATTGAAGAACTCCAAAAACTTAAGAAAACAGCTCGGACAGGTGAACACCTATAATGATTGCCAGGCAATAATTGCCAAATACTTAAAGGATGGCACATATTAA
- a CDS encoding undecaprenyl-diphosphate phosphatase, translated as MLFTIIILSLTQGVTELLPISSSAHLMVIPWLFKLNDPGLAFDVALHLGTLLALVIYFFKDWVQIIWLGINPKAKGVVGSPYDHKTLWLLVIATLPAVMVGLIFGDKLANFLRQPLITAGSLIVFGLLLWEADRYSKKTVALNNMTNRDALFIGAAQVLALVPGVSRSGATMTAALKRNFTKEMAARFSLLLSMPAVLGATALEIKNIMNIPLSVLALAIGITAIVSYLVIKFLMAKINKIGYKGFAIYRIVLALIIILTYCWRIR; from the coding sequence ATGTTATTTACTATAATTATTTTGAGCCTGACCCAAGGGGTAACAGAGCTTTTACCAATTTCTTCGTCTGCCCATTTAATGGTGATACCGTGGCTTTTTAAATTAAATGACCCTGGGCTAGCTTTTGATGTCGCCCTTCATTTGGGAACATTGTTAGCTCTGGTGATTTACTTCTTTAAAGATTGGGTCCAAATTATTTGGCTTGGGATTAATCCTAAAGCTAAGGGCGTTGTTGGCAGCCCTTATGACCACAAGACCCTTTGGTTGCTGGTGATAGCCACTTTGCCAGCAGTGATGGTTGGATTAATCTTCGGCGATAAATTGGCAAATTTTTTGAGACAGCCCCTTATTACCGCTGGTAGTTTAATTGTTTTTGGTCTTCTTCTATGGGAAGCCGATAGGTATTCTAAAAAAACAGTGGCATTGAATAATATGACAAACCGAGACGCCCTCTTTATAGGAGCGGCCCAAGTTTTGGCATTAGTGCCTGGGGTGTCCCGGTCAGGTGCGACTATGACGGCGGCTTTGAAAAGAAATTTTACCAAAGAAATGGCAGCGCGTTTTTCCCTTTTGTTGTCCATGCCCGCTGTTTTAGGAGCAACTGCCCTGGAGATAAAAAATATAATGAATATTCCCTTAAGCGTCTTAGCACTAGCCATTGGTATCACGGCCATTGTTAGCTACCTGGTTATTAAATTTCTAATGGCTAAAATTAATAAAATAGGCTATAAGGGTTTTGCTATATACAGGATAGTTTTGGCTTTAATTATTATTTTGACTTATTGCTGGCGGATTAGATAG
- a CDS encoding PD-(D/E)XK nuclease family protein: protein MQTNLFDSVPAEKDSAKPEASNSPSFPYRKVSRTKIELYKDCPRCFYFDLKLGIGRPPGFPFTLNTAVDALLKKEFDIHRVKGTRHPLMEQYGINAVPLKDAHLKEWQDNFKGIRFKYEPAHFEVFGAVDDIWINAQGELIVVDYKATSTTKKIDLDDGQEYHEGYKRQMEVYQWLLRRNGYKVSDTGYFVYCNGQKDKKAFDAKLEFAIELIAYQGNDNWVEKTLVEMRQCLEKDSPPPQNPECEFCNYIKQVKEVS from the coding sequence ATGCAAACCAACTTATTCGATTCAGTACCAGCAGAGAAAGATAGCGCTAAACCAGAAGCCTCTAACAGTCCCTCTTTTCCCTATAGAAAGGTGAGCCGAACCAAGATAGAGCTATACAAAGATTGTCCTCGTTGCTTTTATTTTGACCTTAAATTAGGGATTGGCCGTCCGCCAGGTTTCCCCTTTACCTTAAATACGGCTGTTGATGCGCTCTTAAAAAAAGAGTTTGATATTCATAGGGTGAAGGGCACTCGACATCCCTTAATGGAGCAATATGGCATTAATGCTGTGCCCTTAAAAGATGCTCATCTGAAAGAATGGCAAGATAATTTTAAAGGCATAAGGTTTAAATACGAACCGGCTCATTTTGAAGTCTTTGGCGCTGTAGATGATATTTGGATCAATGCTCAAGGGGAGCTCATAGTAGTTGATTATAAAGCTACTAGCACTACCAAAAAAATTGATCTTGATGATGGACAAGAATATCACGAAGGTTATAAGCGCCAAATGGAGGTTTATCAGTGGCTTTTAAGGAGAAACGGCTATAAGGTTTCTGATACTGGCTATTTTGTATATTGTAATGGCCAGAAAGATAAAAAAGCTTTTGATGCTAAATTGGAATTTGCTATTGAGTTAATAGCCTATCAGGGCAATGATAATTGGGTAGAAAAAACATTAGTAGAAATGAGGCAGTGCTTGGAGAAGGACAGCCCTCCTCCGCAAAATCCCGAATGTGAGTTTTGCAACTATATTAAGCAGGTCAAAGAAGTTTCCTAA